The Cinclus cinclus chromosome 28, bCinCin1.1, whole genome shotgun sequence genome window below encodes:
- the LOC134054489 gene encoding perilipin-3-like: protein MSAKNATVPAEAGPEMENVVSRVANLALVSCACGAVASAYGRTKESHPCVRSVCDAAEKGVKTLTAAAASGAQPLLTRLEPQISTANKFACKGLDKLEEKLPILQQPPERVVAGTRELVSCTVSGVVARTRSALGAVVGTRVGRLLATGVDTVLGKSEQLLGRYLPGTDEELAAAAATEVATGTEVTRSMEVTTGTEDIRDTEEIRDTEVTRGTELATQERQRRWQSYFVRVGSLSARLPHRALRRSLGDLQRARLRAQRLLAQLHHVIRLIEEGQQGTDGPWHSAREHLHSLWLEWSQHQDEVPMEDGEVEARTLAMLQGLLHQLHSACSHLAAGARAFPSSVQETAGHVRHGVEGVQASLASARSFQDLSGLVLAQSRDAVTRAQLSLEGLLEHVGQHTPLPWLVGPFAPALVEYPEDVPVDMSKWEGCVTVGGTHQVPAAPQVCSQH from the exons ATGTCGGCCAAAAACGCCACGGTGCCAGCAGAGGCAGGGCCGGAGATGGAG AACGTGGTGAGCCGGGTGGCCAACCTGGCCCTGGTGAGCTGTGCCTGCGGGGCCGTGGCCTCGGCGTACGGCCGCACCAAGGAGAGCCACCCCTGCGTGCGCTCCGTGTGCGACGCTGCTGAGAAGGGGGTGAAGACTCTGACGGCAGCGGCAGCGAGCGGggcccagcccctcctcacccgGCTGGAGCCCCAGA TTTCCACCGCCAACAAATTCGCCTGCAAAGGGCTGGACAAGTTGGAGGAGAAGCTGcccatcctgcagcagcccccagagagG GTGGTGGCCGGGACCAGGGAGCTGGTGTCATGCACGGTGAGCGGGGTGGTGGCGAGGACGCGCTCGGCGCTCGGGGCCGTGGTGGGCACCCGCGTGGGACGGCTGCTGGCCACGGGCGTGGACACGGTGCTGGGCAAATcggagcagctgctgggtcGGTACCTTCCTGGGACGGACGAGGAGCTGG CGGCAGCGGCAGCCACAGAGGTGGCCACAGGCACGGAGGTGACCAGGAGCATGGAGGTGACCACGGGCACAGAGGACATCAGGGACACAGAGGAGATCAGGGACACGGAGGTGACCAGGGGCACGGAGTTGGCCACGCAGGAGCGGCAGAGGCGGTGGCAGAGCTACTTTGTCCGTGTGGGTTCCCTGTCAGCCAGGCTGCCGCACCGGGCCCTGCGGCGCTCGCTGGGGGACCTGCAGCGGGCACGGCTCCGTGCCCAGCGgctcctggcccagctccacCACGTCATCCGCCTG ATCGAGGAGGGGCAGCAGGGCACGGACGGGCCCTGGCACAGCGCCCGGGAGCACCTGCACAGCCTGTGGCTGGAGTGGAGCCAGCACCAGGATGAGGTGCCCATGGAGGACGGTGAG GTGGAGGCTCGGACCCTGGCCATGCTCCAGGGACTCCTGCACCAGCTCCACTCCGCCTGCTCCCACCTGGCCGCCGGCGCCCGGGCATTCCCCAGCAGCGTGCAGGAGACAGCGGGACACGTCCGGCACGGCGTGGAGGGTGTCCAGGCTTCCCTGGCCAGCGCCCGTTCCTTCCAGGACCTGTCGGGGCTGGTGCTGGCGCAGAGCCGGGACGCGGTGACGCGGGCGCAGCTGAGCCTCGAGGGGCTGCTGGAGCACGTGGGGCAGCACacacccctgccctggctcgTGGGACCCTTCGCCCCCGCGCTCGTGGAGTACCCGGAGGATGTCCCCGTGGATATGTCCAAGTGGGAGGGCTGTGTCACCGTGGGGGGGACGCACCAGGTGCCCGCTGCCCCCCAGGtctgcagccagcactga
- the LOC134054496 gene encoding perilipin-3-like, whose protein sequence is MATSEPTPAQPKAEEQQSIGTRVANLPLVSSAYDMVSSAYTCTKESHPYLRSVCDAAEKGVKTLTAAAASGAQPLLTRLEPQISTANEFACKGLDKLEEKLPILQQPPQKIISDTKLLVTSTVTGAKDVLTRAKDAVTSRVTGVMDMTKGAVQGGVELTRSAVSSGVSTVGQMVASGVGSVLGKSEELVDHYLPMTDEELAKLATSVEGFEAAQQRQQQSYFVRLGSLSTKVRHRALQHSLGKLQSARQSSQDLLAQLQRTLDLVEHLRQGVDQRLQGGQEKLQQLWLEWSKKQPGSGKDQVPPETVESGTLTMLQGLTQQLQSSCQPLVSSLQGLPASIQDTAGQVRHNVEELRAALGSVTSLQDVTGPVLARARSHATKARQLMDELVEHVAFNTPLTWLVGPFAPSGKRPVELEME, encoded by the exons atgGCCACCAGCGAGCCCACGCCAGCGCAGCCcaaggcagaggagcagcag AGCATCGGGACACGCGTGGCCAACCTGCCCCTGGTGAGCTCTGCCTATGACATGGTGTCCTCCGCCTACACCTGCACCAAGGAGAGCCACCCCTACCTGCGCTCCGTGTGCGACGCTGCTGAGAAGGGGGTGAAGACTCTGACGGCAGCGGCAGCGAGCGGggcccagcccctcctcacccgGCTGGAGCCCCAGA TTTCCACTGCCAACGAATTTGCCTGCAAAGGGCTGGACAAGCTGGAGGAGAAGCTGcccatcctgcagcagcccccCCAGAAG ATCATCTCGGACACCAAACTGCTGGTGACCTCCACGGTGACAGGGGCCAAGGATGTGCTGACCA GAGCCAAGGATGCAGTGACCAGCCGAGTGACCGGTGTGATGGACATGACCAAAGGGGCCGTGCAGGGTGGTGTGGAGCTGACCAGGTCTGCGGTCAGCAGTGGCGTCAGCACCGTGGGCCAGATGGTGGCCAGCGGGGTGGGCTCCGTGCTGGGCAAGTCAGAGGAGCTGGTGGATCATTACCTGCCCATGACGGATGAGGAGCTGG CCAAGCTGGCCACGTCCGTGGAGGGCTTTGAGGCTGcgcagcagaggcagcagcagagctacTTCGTGCGCCTGGGCTCCCTCTCCACCAAGGTGCGGCACCGAGCGCTCCAGCACTCCCTGGGCAAACTGCAGAGCGCCCGCCAGAGCAGCCAGGACctgctggcccagctccagcgcACCCTCGACCTG GTGGAGCACCTGAGGCAGGGCGTGgaccagaggctgcagggagggcaggagaagctgcagcaacTGTGGCTGGAGTGGAGCAAGAAGCAGCCGGGCAGTGGCAAGGACCAGGTGCCACCCGAG ACAGTGGAGTCGGGCACGCTGACCATGCTGCAGGGTTtgacccagcagctgcagagctcttgCCAGCCCTTGGTGTCCAGCCTGCAGGGCCTCCCCGCCAGCATCCAGGACACGGCGGGGCAGGTCCGGCACAACGTGGAGGAACTGCGGGCGGCGCTGGGCTCGGTCACCTCCCTGCAGGACGTGACAGGCCCCGTGCTGGCCCGAGCCCGCAGCCACGCCACCAAAGCCCGGCAGCTGATGGACGAGCTGGTGGAGCACGTGGCCTTCAACACCCCCCTGACGTGGCTGGTGGGACCCTTCGCCCCCTCGGGCAAGCGCCCGGTGGAGCTGGAGATGGAGTAG
- the SEMA6B gene encoding semaphorin-6B has protein sequence MGPPPRVPLVLLLLLVAERTARGTFPEEPGPIAVALPDYVKHYPVFVGQGTTRPGGPEAGGTQRLNIQRILKVNRTLFIGDRDNVYRVSLEPSGAAELRYHRKLTWHSNQHDISICRMKGKHEAECRNFVKVLLVRNESLLFVCGTNAFNPVCANYSMDTLEPVGDNISGMARCPYDPKHANVALFTGGMLFTATVTDFLAIDAVIYRSLGDSPTLRTVKHDSKWFKEPYFVHAVEWRSHVYFFFREIAMEFNYLEKVVVSRVARVCKNDMGGSQRVLEKQWTSFLKARLNCSVPGDSHFYFNVIQAVTDILDLDGRPVVLAVFSTPTNSIPGSAVCAFDMTQVAAVFEGRFREQKSPESIWTPVPEDMVPKPRPGCCASPGMRYNSSSAFPDEILNFVKTHPLMDEAVPALGNAPWILRTMTRYQLRKIAVDTAAGPWGNHTVVFLGSSTGTVLKFLILPNATRSHGPATPGSQSVFLEEFETYQPGRCGRDTEDERRLLGVELDKPAGSLLLAFPPCVARVPVARCQQHSGCMKNCLGSRDPYCGWTPEGSCIFLEPSPRVAFEQDIAGGSTSHLGECEGLVTESFVDEPDGLVSVNLLVISSVAAFVIGAVISGFSVCWFIGHRDRKELARRKDKETILAHSESVVSVSRLGERRARGALLAPLMPNGWPKELGKVTQHDLDSGVLPTPEQTPLQQKRCPGALQNCTWEQSHNIINAALRDPGGSGPAGSGRGHGGSGRPPRGIPLSCHAILVDQELEAELSDSSGDGHWGRDPQEGPRTRQHPPAGARRPPRSSYGDFGGTPHPSPERRRVVSAPSGEGGDFTEGPPWHPEQLNFNANNGTGRPGAHLKRNHTFNSGEAAAGGYGRHGTAARASRAPGTPRPLTDLHHLLRYGVERTPSGK, from the exons ATGGGACCCCCACCCCGCGTCCCCCTggtgctgttgctgctgctggtggccgAGAGGACGGCGAGGGGCACCTTCCCCGAGGAGCCCGGCCCCATCGCCGTGGCCCTCCCGGACT ATGTGAAGCACTACCCCGTGTTCGTGGGACAAGGCACCACCCGCCCGGGGGGCCCCGAAGCGGGGGGCACCCAGCGCCTCAACATCCAGCGCATCCTCAAGGTCAACCGGACCCTCTTCATCGGGGACAG GGACAACGTCTATAGGGTCAGCCTGGAGCCCagtggggctgctgagctgcgCTACCACCGG aAGCTGACGTGGCACTCGAACCAGCACGACATCAGCATCTGCCGCATGAAGGGCAAGCACGAG GCAGAGTGCCGAAATTTCGTCAAGGTGCTGCTGGTGAGGAACGAGAGCCTCCTCTTCGTCTGTGGCACCAACGCCTTCAACCCTGTCTGCGCCAACTACAGC ATGGACACGCTGGAGCCCGTCGGGGACAACATCAGCGGCATGGCCCGGTGTCCCTACGACCCCAAGCACGCCAATGTGGCCCTGTTCACAG GGGGGATGCTCTTCACGGCCACGGTGACCGATTTCCTGGCCATTGATGCCGTCATCTACCGCAGCCTCGGGGACAGCCCGACCCTGCGAACCGTCAAACACGACTCCAAGTGGTTCAAAG AGCCCTACTTTGTGCACGCTGTGGAATGGAGGAGCCACGTCTACTTCTTCTTCCGGGAGATTGCCATGGAGTTCAACTACCTGGAGAAG GTGGTGGTGTCACGGGTGGCCCGGGTGTGCAAGAACGACATGGGGGGCTCGCAGCGGGTGCTGGAGAAGCAGTGGACATCCTTCCTCAAGGCCCGGCTCAACTGCTCCGTGCCGGGCGATTCCCACTTCTACTTCAACGTCATCCAAGCCGTGACAGATATCCTGGATCTGGATGGGCGCCCCGTGGTCCTGGCCGTGTTCTCCACACCCACCAACAG CATTCCCGGCTCTGCCGTCTGCGCCTTTGACATGACCCAAGTGGCCGCTGTCTTTGAGGGACGGTTCCGGGAGCAGAAGTCACCCGAGTCCATCTGGACACCTGTGCCAGAGGACATGGTGCCAAAGCCACG GCCCGGGTGCTGCGCGTCCCCGGGGATGCGCTACAACTCCTCCAGCGCCTTCCCCGACGAGATCCTCAACTTCGTCAAGACGCATCCGCTGATGGACGAGGCGGTGCCGGCCCTGGGCAACGCCCCCTGGATCCTCCGCACCATGACCCG GTACCAGCTCCGTAAGATCGCGGTGGACACTGCGGCGGGGCCGTGGGGGAACCACACCGTGGTGTTCCTGGGCTCCAGCACCGGCACCGTGCTCAAGTTCCTCATCCTGCCCAACGCCACCCGCAGCCACGGGCCCGCCACCCCCGGCAGCCAGAGCGTCTTCCTGGAGGAGTTTGAGACCTACCAGCCCGGGAG gtGTGGCCGGGACACGGAAGATGAGCGGCGGCTCCTGGGGGTGGAGCTGGACAAGCCTGCGGGGTCGCTGCTGCTGGCCTTCCCCCCGTGCGTGGCCAGGGTGCCCGTGGctcgctgccagcagcactcGGGCTGCATGAA gaATTGCCTCGGGAGCCGGGATCCCTACTGCGGCTGGACACCCGAGGGCTCCTGCATCTTCCTGGAGCCCAGCCCCAG GGTGGCCTTCGAGCAGGACATCGCCGGCGGCAGCACGTCCCACCTGGGCGAGTGCGAGG GGCTGGTGACGGAGAGCTTCGTGGACGAGCCGGACGGGCTGGTGTCGGTGAACCTCCTGGTGATCTCCTCCGTCGCAGCCTTCGTCATCGGCGCCGTCATCTCCGGCTTCAGCGTGTGCTGGTTCATCGGGCACCGGGACCGCAAGGAGCTGGCGCGGCGCAAGGACAAGGAGACGATCCTGGCGCACAGTGAGTCGGTGGTGAGCGTCAGCCGCCTGGGCGAGCGGCGGGCGCGCGGCGCCTTGCTGGCCCCGCTCATGCCCAACGGGTGGCCCAAGGAGCTGGGCAAGGTCACCCAACACGACCTGGACTCGGGGGTGCTGCCCACGCCGGAGCAGACCCCGCTGCAGCAGAAACGCTGCCCCGGAGCCCTCCAAAACTGCACCTGGGAGCAGAGTCACAACATCATCAACGCGGCTTTGCGGGACCCTGGAGGCTCCGGCCCCGCGGGCTCCGGGCGGGGGCACGGCGGCTCCGGCCGCCCGCCGCGGGGCATCCCCCTCTCCTGCCACGCCATCCTGGTggaccaggagctggaggcCGAACTCAGCGACTCCTCAGGTGACGGGCATTGGGGTCGGGACCCTCAGGAGGGTCCCCGCACCCGGCAGCACCCACCCGCCggcgcccgccgcccgccccgcagCTCCTACGGCGACTTCGGGGGGACGCCGCACCCCAGCCCCGAGCGCCGGCGGGTGGTCTCGGCACCCAGCGGGGAGGGGGGAGACTTTACCGAGGGGCCGCCCTGGCACCCCGAGCAGCTGAACTTCAACGCCAACAACGGCACGGGCCGCCCGGGCGCCCACCTCAAGAGGAACCACACGTTCAACAGcggcgaggcggcggcgggcggctaCGGGCGGCACGGGACGGCAGCGCGGGCATCCCGGGCACCGGGCACACCTCGGCCGCTCACGGACCTGCACCACCTCCTGCGCTACGGCGTGGAGCGGACTCCCTCGGGAAAATAG